Proteins from a genomic interval of Zingiber officinale cultivar Zhangliang chromosome 2A, Zo_v1.1, whole genome shotgun sequence:
- the LOC122042018 gene encoding terpene synthase 10-like: MSLFLAPPSHFPFRALRRSTTAKQPCLQLVQCTSDQQSTEAARRSAHYQPNMWSNDYIQSLTVESPLKAEAKDQTERLTLLKERIAEVICEKKEVEEQLRLIDHLKQLGVAYHFKDDIKDSLRNLHSSLEEISSTFKEDLHASALLFRLLRENGFSISEDIFEEFRDEKGHFRDGLKNHTEGMLSLYEASFYEKDGEMVLQEAMELTTEHLKNLLEGGSDMKLKQRAAHALELPLNWRMERLHARWFIEACQREVMVITNPLLLEFAKLDFNSVQSIYKKELSALSRWWTKLGVVEKLPFARDRLTENYLWTVGWAFEPEHRSFREAQTKGNCFVTMIDDVYDVYGTLDELELFTRVVDRWDINAIDQLPDYMKILFLALFNTINDDGYKVMKEKGLDVIPYLKRSWSDLCKAYLVEAKWYHRGYTPTINEYLDNTWISISGPAIFTNAYCMANDLTKQDLERFSEYPAIAKPSSMLGRLYNDLATSKAEIERGDVPKSIQCCMHERGVSEEVAREQVKELIRGNWRCMNGDRAAATSFDEMLKTVALGIARASQFFYHNGDKYGKADGETMNQVMSLLINPII, from the exons ATGTCTCTTTTCCTTGCTCCACCATCACACTTCCCTTTCCGTGCTCTCCGGCGATCCACCACCGCCAAGCAGCCATGCCTCCAACTCGTCCAGTGCACCAGCGACCAGCAATCGACGGAGGCGGCCAGAAGATCGGCCCATTACCAGCCCAACATGTGGAGCAACGACTACATACAATCACTCACTGTTGAATCTCCG TTGAAGGCGGAGGCGAAGGACCAGACAGAGAGACTGACGTTGCTGAAAGAGAGAATTGCAGAAGTGATATGCGAGAAGAAGGAAGTGGAAGAGCAGCTCCGGTTGATCGACCACCTGAAGCAGCTCGGAGTAGCTTATCATTTCAAAGACGACATTAAAGACTCTTTGAGAAATCTTCACTCATCTTTGGAAGAGATAAGCTCGACATTTAAGGAAGACCTTCACGCCTCCGCATTGCTCTTCAGGCTTCTCAGGGAAAATGGCTTCTCCATTTCTGAAG ACATTTTCGAGGAATTCAGAGATGAGAAAGGCCACTTTAGAGACGGTCTTAAGAACCACACGGAAGGAATGCTGAGTCTGTATGAGGCTTCTTTTTATGAAAAAGATGGAGAGATGGTTCTGCAAGAAGCCATGGAGTTAACGACTGAACACCTCAAAAATCTCTTAGAAGGAGGCTCTGATATGAAGCTCAAACAGAGAGCGGCACATGCTCTGGAACTTCCATTGAATTGGAGGATGGAGAGACTGCACGCCAGGTGGTTCATTGAAGCATGCCAAAGAGAGGTCATGGTCATCACCAACCCTCTTCTTCTTGAATTTGCTAAGCTGGACTTCAACTCAGTCCAGAGCATCTACAAGAAAGAACTCAGTGCTCTCTCCAG atggtGGACAAAACTGGGAGTTGTTGAGAAATTACCATTCGCCAGAGACAGATTGACTGAGAACTACTTATGGACAGTGGGCTGGGCATTTGAACCAGAGCATAGGAGCTTTAGAGAGGCACAAACAAAAGGAAACTGCTTTGTGACAATGATCGATGATGTCTACGACGTCTATGGTACCCTGGATGAGCTTGAACTCTTCACTCGCGTCGTCGATAG ATGGGATATTAACGCGATCGACCAACTGCCAGACTACATGAAGATCTTATTTCTCGCGCTTTTCAACACGATAAACGACGATGGCTATAAGGTGATGAAGGAGAAGGGACTGGACGTAATACCTTACCTCAAGAGATCA TGGTCAGATCTGTGCAAAGCATATCTGGTGGAGGCAAAATGGTATCACCGAGGTTACACACCAACCATTAATGAATACTTGGACAATACATGGATTTCCATATCAGGCCCTGCCATCTTCACGAATGCTTACTGCATGGCCAACGACTTAACCAAGCAAGACTTGGAGCGTTTCTCAGAGTACCCTGCCATTGCAAAGCCCTCGTCGATGCTCGGTCGACTTTATAATGACTTAGCTACTtcaaag gctgAAATTGAGCGAGGAGATGTTCCAAAATCCATTCAGTGTTGCATGCACGAGAGAGGCGTTTCGGAGGAAGTGGCTCGTGAGCAGGTGAAGGAGCTAATACGAGGCAACTGGAGGTGTATGAATGGAGATCGGGCTGCTGCAACTTCGTTCGATGAGATGTTGAAGACAGTGGCACTGGGCATAGCTCGAGCTTCACAATTTTTCTACCATAATGGAGATAAATATGGTAAAGCCGATGGAGAAACCATGAATCAAGTCATGTCGCTGCTGATCAACCCTATTATTTAA